A window of Hevea brasiliensis isolate MT/VB/25A 57/8 chromosome 14, ASM3005281v1, whole genome shotgun sequence contains these coding sequences:
- the LOC110663341 gene encoding uncharacterized protein LOC110663341 has product MLRSCVIDFEGSWEKYFLLVEFAYNNSYQASIKMVPYEALYGRKCRTLLCWTELGEDKIVGPNLVRQTEEKVKLIRDNLKVAADRQKSYADLKRKDIEYKVADKVFLKVLLWKKVLRSDPSHVISVEKIDVQPDVTYEEEPLRILAREVKELRNKRIPLVKVLWKHHNTEEITLAFMLARRLYA; this is encoded by the exons ATGCTTCGGAGCTGCgttattgattttgaaggaagttgggaaaaGTACTTTTTGTTGGTGGAATTCGCATATAATAACAGTTACCAAGCAAGCATAAAGATGGTACcttatgaagcattatatgggaggaagTGCAGGACCCTATTATGCTGGACAGAACTGGGTGAAGATAAGATTGTGGGCCCAAATTTAGTgagacagactgaggagaaagtaaagctcATCAGAGATAATTTGAAAGTCGCTGCAGATAGGCAGAAGTCATACGCAGACTTGAAAAGGAAAGACATAGAGTATAAAGTGGCTGACAAAGTGTTCCTAAAAGTATTACTATGGAAGAAGGTGTTAAG atcagatccttcacatgtcatatcaGTAGAGAAGATAGATGTGCAGCCTGATGTGACGTATGAAGAGGAACCATTAAGGATCTTGGCACGAGAAGTCAAAGAACTCAGGAACAAGAGAATTCCATTAGTGAAAGTATTGTGGAAGcatcacaacactgaagag